GCTTCGGCTACCGACAGCGTGGCTATGAAGTTCGATACCAAGGCCCCTACCCTCTTTTACAGCCGCCCCAAGGACACATACTCGGGTAAGGATGCGAAGAAAATTATGCTGGACTTCTATCTTGTAAATACCACCCTGGCCCCCGACGGCAACAAGGTGCGCGCCACCATCAACGGCAACGAGTTTATGCTCGACAACTGGTTGCCCTACATGATGGAAGGCCTACCCGCCGGCCAAGCCACCATCAAGCTAGAGCTGGTGGATAGTAGCGGCAGCCTCATTCCCGGCCCGTTCAACACGGTCACGCGCACGATTACGGTCGCGCCGTAAGTAGGGGGTAGGCCAGCTACCAGAACGTCATGCTTCGACAAGCTCAGCATGACGTTCTGGTAGCTGGTCTGTTCAACTGCTGCTCAATCAACGCCTGCACCTCTGGCTTCTCAAAGTCCACCTCATTGGTGATGAGCGGCATTACCCGCGTCATGATGGCTTCCTGGCGCTGGCCGGCGGCCCAGGCGTCGGCGTAAGAGGTGTCGGGCGAGAACGTGACGCGGGAGTAAAGCGGCACCCACTGGCCGGGATACTGGGCGGCGATTTTGCTCTCGATGCGCTTTTGGAGCAGGAAGCGCGGGTCGGCCACGCGGTCGCGCATTTCCACGAAATTGTGTAGCGCGAGGTCGGCCATCGCGTCGGTGTTAGGCTTGCGCTGGTGCTCAAACTCATTCAGCACCCGGTCCCAGTTGGCTTCGCCGTGCTGTTCCAATAGCTGATTGAGCACGGTGCAGTCCTCGAAGCCCGCGTTCATGCCCTGGCCATAGAAGGGGAGGATGGCGTGCGCCGCGTCGCCGAGCAGCAGCACCGAGTCGTGGTAGGCCCACGGAAAGCAGCGAATGGTAACCAGCGAACCCGTGGGATGGTCAAAGAACTCATCCGTGAGCTGTGGCATCAGCGGCACCGCGTCGGGGAAAGTGACCTGAAAAAAGGCCGTTACGTCAGCGGGCGTTTGTAGCGCCGCGAACGACTTATCACCCTCGTAAGGAAAGAACAGGGTAGCGTTGAACGAGCCGTCGAGGTTAGGCAGCGCAATCATAAGAAAGTTGCCTCGCGGCCAGATGTGCAGTGCGTTTTTCTCAATCTGCCAGCTGCCCCCTACCCCCGCCGCCAGGGTCAACTCCTTATAGCCGTATTCCAGATATTGCTGCGAATAGTCGGTGCGGTCGAGGCGCTGCAAGGCCCCGCGCACCGCCGAAAACGCCCCATCGGCCCCGAATAGCCGCTCATAGGCCACTTCGTACTCGCGGTGGCTGGCTACGTCTTGCAAGTGCAGGCGGCGGCCGGGCATATCAAGCTGCGTCAGCTTCTGGCCGAAAGTTACCTGCACCCGCGGCTCCTGCGCTATCAGGTTGAGC
The genomic region above belongs to Hymenobacter psoromatis and contains:
- a CDS encoding FAD-dependent oxidoreductase, with protein sequence MIITDSGPLEPANQNEPLVVMGAGLVGSLLTLYLARRGHPVQVFERLPDPRQQGLAGGRSINLALSDRGWRGLAGVGVADDIRQVGIPMYRRVMHDGAGALTFQPYGQENQAIYSINRGSLNVALLNLIAQEPRVQVTFGQKLTQLDMPGRRLHLQDVASHREYEVAYERLFGADGAFSAVRGALQRLDRTDYSQQYLEYGYKELTLAAGVGGSWQIEKNALHIWPRGNFLMIALPNLDGSFNATLFFPYEGDKSFAALQTPADVTAFFQVTFPDAVPLMPQLTDEFFDHPTGSLVTIRCFPWAYHDSVLLLGDAAHAILPFYGQGMNAGFEDCTVLNQLLEQHGEANWDRVLNEFEHQRKPNTDAMADLALHNFVEMRDRVADPRFLLQKRIESKIAAQYPGQWVPLYSRVTFSPDTSYADAWAAGQRQEAIMTRVMPLITNEVDFEKPEVQALIEQQLNRPATRTSC